In Oryzihumus leptocrescens, the following are encoded in one genomic region:
- a CDS encoding polysaccharide deacetylase family protein, protein MRSPRQVAALVLTVSVLAMAAACGGSPGTGAARSPSTAGLPTASGRPTTSGPAASTTARPAPTPTRTSAPSPSATTRPTSTPRPTTPAPTRTTPRPTTTSPRPANPGLPAHLLGTVVSRVPTTSRVVALTFDAGANGDGVPAILATLRAQHVPASFYLTGDFVRAFPTLARQMAAYGRIGNHTDNHPHLSTLSDAAVRTEVSDGAAAITAVTGRSPRPLFRFPFGEYTPHTLSLVNSMGYVAVGWTVDTLGWKGTSGGQSADTVVARVLAARTPGEIVLMHVGSNPDDHTILDADALPRVVSALRAAGYSFVTLSALGV, encoded by the coding sequence GTGCGCAGCCCACGGCAGGTCGCGGCGCTGGTCCTCACCGTGTCCGTGCTCGCGATGGCCGCAGCCTGCGGCGGCTCCCCGGGGACCGGTGCAGCGCGGTCGCCATCCACCGCCGGTCTGCCGACCGCATCCGGCCGCCCGACGACCTCCGGGCCGGCGGCGAGCACCACGGCCCGACCCGCACCGACACCCACCCGGACGTCGGCACCCAGCCCCAGCGCCACGACCCGGCCGACCAGCACCCCGCGACCGACGACCCCGGCACCGACGCGCACCACCCCGCGGCCCACCACCACCTCACCCCGACCGGCGAACCCCGGACTGCCGGCGCACCTGCTCGGCACCGTGGTCTCGCGCGTCCCCACGACGTCGAGGGTTGTCGCGCTGACCTTCGACGCCGGCGCCAACGGCGACGGCGTCCCCGCGATCCTGGCCACGCTGCGGGCCCAGCACGTGCCCGCCAGCTTCTACCTGACCGGCGACTTCGTCCGCGCCTTCCCCACGCTGGCCCGCCAGATGGCGGCCTACGGGCGGATCGGCAACCACACCGACAACCACCCGCACCTGAGCACCCTGTCCGACGCCGCGGTGCGCACCGAGGTGAGCGACGGCGCCGCGGCGATCACGGCGGTGACCGGGCGCAGCCCCAGGCCGTTGTTCCGCTTCCCGTTCGGGGAGTACACCCCGCACACGCTCTCCCTGGTCAACAGCATGGGCTACGTCGCCGTCGGCTGGACCGTCGACACCCTCGGCTGGAAGGGGACTTCCGGCGGGCAGAGCGCCGACACCGTCGTGGCCCGGGTCCTGGCCGCGCGCACCCCCGGCGAGATCGTGCTCATGCACGTCGGCTCCAACCCCGATGACCACACCATCCTGGACGCCGACGCCCTGCCCCGGGTGGTCAGCGCGCTGCGGGCCGCCGGCTACTCGTTCGTGACGCTCTCGGCGCTCGGGGTCTGA
- a CDS encoding putative T7SS-secreted protein — protein sequence MTGAPLPGDPDRVASLARQLGAIGAGLSAGAQTLSDVGIGRWDGPAATAFLSVLGLAPAPLRTGGEAFVAAAQAVGQHAAVLEAAQEQARLAAMVADDARSATGAWSAQVSSREVVQRRASGGDAGAVAALAAMPALGVDPGVEGRARAARLLAEAREVVAESARRAASVLARAAALAPREPSLSERALIRDVQLNREVAFGAGESVVDFGALVWRTSLPRATTNPVEWMADQVELAKGYVNDARHPAELGKSVVDWDTWATNPARALGHVGGNALIGVATGGGSAAGEAGLISRLRPSALFRKTPNAPYELSIISFAEHDPLGTYARNVRPLDGHYDVAAHGNELQVQVHSAKGQAERLGADTLAKLIVEQPDYDGGPVRLLSCFTGSSPTGIAQQLADRLGVNVVAPSSKLWMWPDGEMAVGLDWKRPTGGWITHEPGEGAS from the coding sequence ATGACGGGGGCGCCCCTGCCCGGGGACCCCGACCGGGTCGCGAGCCTGGCGAGGCAGCTGGGGGCGATCGGTGCCGGCTTGTCCGCCGGGGCGCAGACCTTGAGCGACGTCGGGATCGGGCGATGGGACGGGCCGGCGGCCACGGCGTTCCTGTCGGTGCTCGGACTGGCACCGGCACCCCTGCGCACCGGTGGCGAGGCGTTCGTCGCGGCGGCACAGGCCGTCGGTCAGCACGCGGCGGTGCTGGAGGCGGCCCAGGAGCAGGCACGCCTGGCGGCGATGGTGGCAGACGACGCCAGGTCGGCCACCGGTGCCTGGTCGGCCCAGGTCTCGTCCCGGGAGGTGGTCCAACGCCGTGCTTCGGGCGGAGACGCGGGAGCGGTCGCCGCGCTGGCGGCCATGCCGGCGCTGGGCGTGGATCCCGGCGTGGAGGGTCGGGCCCGCGCCGCCCGGTTGCTCGCCGAGGCGCGCGAGGTGGTCGCCGAGTCGGCGCGGCGCGCGGCCTCGGTGCTCGCCCGGGCCGCCGCCCTGGCGCCGCGGGAGCCGAGCCTGTCCGAGCGTGCACTGATACGTGACGTCCAGCTGAACCGAGAGGTGGCGTTCGGGGCCGGGGAGTCGGTCGTCGACTTCGGTGCGCTCGTGTGGCGGACCTCGTTGCCGCGGGCGACAACCAACCCGGTGGAGTGGATGGCCGACCAGGTGGAGCTGGCCAAGGGCTACGTCAACGATGCCCGGCACCCGGCCGAGCTCGGCAAGTCCGTCGTCGACTGGGACACGTGGGCGACGAACCCGGCCCGCGCGCTCGGCCACGTCGGCGGCAACGCCCTCATCGGGGTCGCCACCGGCGGCGGCTCGGCCGCAGGCGAGGCGGGCCTCATCTCGCGACTGCGCCCGTCCGCGCTGTTCCGCAAGACCCCCAACGCGCCCTACGAGCTCTCAATCATCTCCTTCGCCGAACACGACCCGCTGGGAACCTATGCGCGCAACGTCCGCCCGCTCGACGGTCACTACGACGTCGCCGCTCATGGCAATGAGCTCCAGGTCCAGGTCCACAGTGCAAAGGGTCAGGCCGAGCGGCTCGGGGCGGACACGCTGGCGAAGCTGATCGTGGAGCAGCCGGACTATGACGGTGGCCCCGTGCGCCTGTTGAGCTGTTTCACAGGGTCGTCGCCGACAGGTATTGCGCAACAACTGGCTGATCGGTTGGGTGTCAACGTCGTCGCCCCGTCCAGCAAGCTCTGGATGTGGCCCGACGGGGAAATGGCCGTTGGTCTTGACTGGAAGCGGCCAACAGGCGGCTGGATCACACACGAGCCGGGCGAAGGAGCGTCGTGA
- a CDS encoding TetR family transcriptional regulator, with translation MAEALTAEQVLVAAEDVLRRYGPAKATVVDVARELGVSHGSVYRHFPSKAALRDAVSEHWLARLSDPLEKVVASTAPAPQRIRTWVQQLSAAKRRMALEDPQLFATYHEIASGSRDVVRAHEATLADQLSRIIADGMSRGELASDLTAEQAGQAVFHAVIWFCHPAHAGEWGGPGVEQALDRVCTVVLDGLRPR, from the coding sequence ATGGCCGAGGCCCTGACGGCCGAGCAGGTGCTCGTGGCGGCGGAGGACGTTCTCCGCCGTTACGGCCCGGCCAAGGCCACCGTGGTCGACGTCGCTCGCGAGCTCGGCGTCAGCCACGGCAGCGTCTACCGCCACTTCCCGAGCAAGGCCGCGCTGCGCGACGCCGTGTCCGAGCACTGGCTGGCGCGCCTGTCCGACCCGCTCGAGAAGGTCGTCGCCTCCACAGCGCCTGCGCCGCAACGGATCCGCACGTGGGTCCAGCAGCTGAGTGCCGCCAAGCGGCGGATGGCCCTGGAGGACCCGCAGCTGTTCGCGACCTACCACGAGATCGCCAGTGGGTCCCGCGACGTCGTGCGGGCCCACGAGGCCACCCTCGCCGACCAGCTGAGCCGGATCATCGCCGACGGTATGTCGCGTGGCGAGCTCGCCAGCGACCTCACCGCCGAGCAGGCCGGGCAGGCGGTCTTCCACGCCGTGATCTGGTTCTGTCACCCGGCCCACGCGGGGGAGTGGGGCGGCCCCGGCGTCGAGCAGGCCCTCGACCGGGTCTGCACGGTGGTGCTCGACGGGCTGCGACCGCGCTGA
- a CDS encoding TIGR03086 family metal-binding protein, whose product MSLPTDPLSLLARSLDQAGAVVAGVRDDQAHLPTPCRSWDVTALVEHLVHDLRQFTGRARGDDPDWQAPRESVDGEWVDAFRAGESALLEAWRAAGDLDGTFTTPRGEVTKRFAVSQQTAEFACHAWDLAVATGQSTHLDEEVGLASLTWASTALQPEFRGPESEGKAFGPAVELPEDAPLYDRLAGFFGHHR is encoded by the coding sequence ATGAGCCTGCCCACCGACCCGCTGTCCCTGCTCGCCCGCTCCCTCGACCAGGCCGGGGCCGTCGTCGCCGGGGTGCGCGACGACCAGGCGCACCTGCCGACGCCGTGCCGCTCCTGGGACGTCACCGCGCTCGTCGAGCACCTGGTGCACGACCTGCGCCAGTTCACCGGGCGCGCCCGCGGCGACGACCCCGACTGGCAGGCTCCGCGCGAGTCCGTGGACGGTGAATGGGTGGACGCCTTCCGCGCCGGGGAGTCGGCCCTGCTGGAGGCCTGGCGTGCTGCCGGCGACCTCGACGGCACCTTCACCACCCCTCGCGGGGAGGTGACGAAACGGTTCGCCGTGTCGCAGCAGACCGCCGAGTTCGCCTGTCACGCCTGGGATCTGGCCGTCGCCACGGGGCAGTCCACCCACCTCGACGAGGAGGTCGGGCTGGCGTCACTGACCTGGGCGTCGACGGCCCTCCAGCCGGAGTTCCGCGGCCCGGAGAGCGAGGGCAAGGCGTTCGGCCCGGCCGTCGAGCTGCCCGAGGACGCCCCGCTCTACGACCGCCTGGCGGGCTTCTTCGGCCACCACCGCTGA
- a CDS encoding NUDIX hydrolase, with protein sequence MNEFSRDRYVAHGLVRQGESYLFLRRRDGRYLGGLWDVPGGTVEPGETPAEAAVRECWEEAGLRTTVGDEVTHFENADTNGRDLTFHTITYRLHLADRSPEVRLSAEEHDDFRWLTLTEALDLPLVWHVARTLGGEQR encoded by the coding sequence GTGAACGAGTTCAGCAGGGACCGCTACGTGGCGCACGGGCTGGTGCGGCAGGGCGAGAGCTACCTCTTCCTTCGGCGCCGCGACGGCCGCTACCTCGGCGGCCTCTGGGACGTCCCGGGCGGCACGGTGGAGCCGGGCGAGACGCCTGCCGAGGCGGCGGTTCGCGAGTGCTGGGAGGAGGCCGGCCTGCGCACCACGGTCGGTGATGAGGTGACCCACTTCGAGAACGCCGACACGAACGGGCGGGACCTCACCTTCCACACCATCACCTACCGGCTGCACCTGGCCGACCGCTCACCGGAGGTCCGGCTGAGCGCCGAGGAGCACGACGACTTCCGGTGGCTGACGCTGACCGAGGCGCTTGACCTGCCGCTGGTGTGGCACGTCGCCCGAACGCTGGGCGGGGAGCAGCGGTAG
- a CDS encoding bifunctional o-acetylhomoserine/o-acetylserine sulfhydrylase, producing MTDTTPNWSFETRQVHAGQVPDEATGARALPIYQTTSYVFRDTDHAANLFALKEFGNIYTRIMNPTQDAVEQRIASLEGGVGALLVASGQAAETLAILNIAEAGDHVVASPSLYGGTFNLLKHTLPKFGLEVSFVADPNDIESWKAAVRPNTKLFFAETISNPKSEVLDIEAVARVAHEAGVPLVVDNTIATPYLIRPLEWGADVVVHSATKYLGGHGTAIAGVIVDGGTFDYGRDPEKFPNYNTPEESYHGLVFARDLGVGSPLGANLAFILKARVQLLRDLGSAISPFNAFLIAQGVETLSLRLDRHLENTRAVAAFLQGRDEVERVVWASLPEHESYAKAQKYSPKGAGAVLAFEIQGGLEAGKRFVEGLTLHSHVANIGDVRSLAIHPASTTHSQGPDSDRLAAGVTPGLVRLAVGIEHIDDILADLEQGFTAAKGA from the coding sequence ATGACTGACACCACCCCGAACTGGTCCTTCGAGACGCGACAGGTCCACGCCGGCCAGGTCCCCGACGAGGCGACCGGCGCGCGGGCGCTGCCCATCTACCAGACCACCTCCTACGTGTTCCGCGACACGGACCACGCGGCGAACCTGTTCGCGCTCAAGGAGTTCGGCAACATCTACACGCGGATCATGAACCCCACCCAGGACGCGGTGGAGCAGCGGATCGCCTCGCTGGAGGGTGGCGTCGGCGCGCTTCTGGTCGCCTCGGGCCAGGCCGCCGAGACGCTGGCGATCCTCAACATCGCCGAGGCCGGCGACCACGTCGTCGCCAGCCCCTCGCTCTACGGCGGCACCTTCAACCTGCTCAAGCACACGCTGCCCAAGTTCGGGCTCGAGGTGAGCTTCGTGGCCGACCCCAACGACATCGAGTCGTGGAAGGCCGCGGTCCGACCCAACACCAAGCTGTTCTTCGCCGAGACCATCTCGAACCCCAAGTCCGAGGTGCTCGACATCGAGGCGGTCGCGCGCGTCGCCCACGAGGCCGGGGTGCCGCTGGTGGTGGACAACACGATCGCCACGCCCTACCTGATCCGCCCGCTGGAGTGGGGCGCCGACGTGGTCGTGCACTCGGCCACGAAGTACCTCGGCGGCCACGGGACGGCGATCGCGGGCGTCATCGTCGACGGCGGCACGTTCGACTACGGCCGCGACCCGGAGAAGTTCCCCAACTACAACACCCCGGAGGAGAGCTACCACGGGCTCGTCTTCGCCCGGGACCTCGGCGTCGGCAGCCCGCTCGGGGCCAACCTGGCGTTCATCCTCAAGGCGCGGGTGCAGCTGCTGCGCGACCTGGGGTCGGCGATCTCGCCGTTCAACGCCTTCCTCATCGCCCAGGGCGTCGAGACGCTCAGCCTGCGCCTGGACCGGCACCTGGAGAACACTCGCGCTGTCGCGGCGTTCCTCCAGGGCCGAGACGAGGTCGAACGCGTGGTGTGGGCCTCGCTGCCCGAGCACGAGAGCTACGCCAAGGCGCAGAAGTACAGCCCCAAGGGCGCCGGCGCCGTGCTGGCGTTCGAGATCCAGGGCGGCCTCGAGGCGGGGAAGCGGTTCGTCGAGGGGCTGACCCTGCACAGCCACGTCGCCAACATCGGCGACGTCCGCTCGCTGGCGATCCACCCGGCGTCGACGACCCACTCCCAGGGCCCGGACAGCGACCGGCTCGCCGCCGGAGTGACGCCCGGGCTGGTGCGCCTCGCGGTGGGCATCGAGCACATCGACGACATCCTCGCCGACCTCGAGCAGGGGTTCACCGCCGCCAAGGGTGCCTGA
- a CDS encoding aldo/keto reductase gives MRTRTLGSTGPVVSALGLGAMGMSDLYGPADEAEGIATIHAALDAGVSLIDTGDFYASGHNEMLIGRALKGRDRDQVALSVKFGALRGPDRSWLGVDGRPAAVKSALAYTLQRLGTDHIDTYRLARLDPKVPIEETVGAIAECIEAGWVRHVGLSEVGADTIRRAAAVHPISDLQIEYSLVSRGIEAEILPTTRELGIGITAYGVLSRGLLSGHWSPEREMGAGDFRAHSPRFQGENLQQNLRLVEALRAVAEAKGATVAQAAIAWVLSRGEDIVPLVGARRPDRLAEALGALDLDLTADDLAAIEAAVPAEAVAGTRYDAQQMAFLDSERRTVDA, from the coding sequence ATGCGCACCCGCACCCTCGGCTCCACCGGCCCCGTCGTCTCGGCCCTCGGCCTCGGCGCGATGGGCATGTCCGACCTCTACGGCCCCGCTGACGAGGCCGAAGGGATCGCCACCATCCACGCCGCGCTCGACGCCGGCGTGAGCCTGATCGACACCGGCGACTTCTACGCCTCCGGGCACAACGAGATGCTCATCGGCCGTGCGCTCAAGGGTCGCGACCGCGACCAGGTGGCCCTCAGCGTCAAGTTCGGCGCCCTGCGTGGCCCGGACCGCAGCTGGCTCGGGGTGGACGGCCGCCCCGCCGCGGTCAAGAGCGCGCTGGCCTACACCCTCCAGCGCCTGGGCACCGACCACATCGACACCTACCGGCTGGCCCGCCTCGACCCGAAGGTCCCGATCGAGGAGACCGTCGGCGCCATCGCCGAGTGCATCGAGGCCGGTTGGGTCCGCCACGTCGGCCTGTCCGAGGTCGGCGCCGACACGATCCGGCGGGCGGCTGCCGTGCACCCGATCTCCGACCTGCAGATCGAGTACTCCCTGGTCTCGCGCGGCATCGAGGCCGAGATCCTGCCGACCACCCGCGAGCTGGGCATCGGCATCACGGCCTACGGCGTGCTCTCCCGCGGGCTGCTCAGCGGCCACTGGAGCCCCGAGCGGGAGATGGGCGCCGGCGACTTCCGGGCCCACAGCCCGCGCTTCCAGGGCGAGAACCTCCAGCAGAACCTGCGCCTCGTCGAGGCCCTGCGCGCGGTCGCCGAGGCCAAGGGCGCGACCGTCGCCCAGGCCGCCATCGCCTGGGTCCTCTCCCGTGGTGAGGACATCGTGCCGCTGGTCGGCGCCCGTCGTCCCGACCGCCTGGCCGAGGCACTCGGCGCCCTCGACCTCGACCTGACCGCCGACGACCTCGCCGCGATCGAGGCCGCCGTGCCGGCCGAGGCGGTGGCGGGCACCCGCTACGACGCCCAGCAGATGGCCTTCCTGGACAGCGAGCGCCGGACCGTGGACGCCTGA
- a CDS encoding TetR/AcrR family transcriptional regulator yields MPETPARAAGRPRSPEKDEAILREALRLLSTEGYARMTLQLVADAAGVSKSTIHLRWQTKADLVTAALEAMRMVHADAGSGDTRADLVAILDDFATTVEQVDGMALIGTCLAEEARAPELLQLLRERTVLPRRALLREVLDRAVVAGELRVGADLDAAVSALLGPYYADHLAGRVTPGWAPAAVDLVLAGLRRASGSTARG; encoded by the coding sequence ATGCCCGAGACCCCCGCCCGCGCCGCCGGGCGCCCCCGGTCGCCGGAGAAGGATGAGGCGATCCTGCGGGAGGCCCTGCGCCTGCTGTCGACCGAGGGCTACGCCCGCATGACCCTGCAGCTGGTGGCCGACGCCGCCGGCGTGAGCAAGTCGACCATCCACCTGCGCTGGCAGACCAAGGCCGACCTGGTCACCGCGGCGCTGGAGGCGATGCGGATGGTCCACGCCGACGCCGGCAGCGGGGACACCCGCGCCGACCTCGTGGCGATCCTGGACGACTTCGCGACCACGGTCGAGCAGGTCGACGGGATGGCCCTCATCGGGACGTGCCTGGCCGAGGAGGCGCGCGCCCCGGAGCTGTTGCAGCTGCTGCGCGAGCGCACGGTCCTGCCCCGACGGGCGCTGCTCCGCGAGGTGCTCGACCGGGCGGTGGTTGCGGGTGAGCTGCGGGTCGGGGCCGACCTCGATGCGGCGGTCTCCGCGCTGCTCGGCCCCTACTACGCCGACCATCTCGCAGGCCGGGTGACGCCGGGATGGGCGCCCGCGGCGGTGGACCTCGTCCTCGCCGGCCTGCGCCGGGCGAGCGGGAGCACAGCGAGGGGCTGA
- a CDS encoding FUSC family protein → MTLPRHGTTYTPGTAAAVRSVLRGARDVWHRNGRAILTRTARLTFAAVVAYVVAVAVLHEPTPPLTGPLTALLVVQATLFSTLTAGLRRVASVLSGVLISVVLTNVMGLTWWSLGIVIALALLVGHLVRLGEHLLEAPISAMLILGVSSTADVAASYRIGETLVGAGVGILVNVLLPQPVRVGSAGAAVEQVATDAAALLDRVGDELPQGASRDQAYGWLGDFRALSHRVDAADRAIVELAESRRLNPRAVRTADTTPMLRSGLDALEHSVVSLRALFRSIADGLQEEDAGPESAYTSELLGAFGALLHDLAGSLRAYGSLVRAEGDPSVQGSEGTLADALDSLRETRAFLTELLLVDARESPNLWLLRGSLLAAVERVLRELDLDERRHRRQQWEREQAERRRRLSRRPVR, encoded by the coding sequence GTGACGCTCCCCCGCCACGGCACGACCTACACCCCGGGCACGGCCGCGGCCGTGCGCTCGGTGCTGCGCGGCGCCCGGGACGTGTGGCACCGCAACGGCCGGGCGATCCTGACCCGGACGGCGCGGCTGACCTTCGCGGCGGTCGTGGCCTACGTGGTGGCGGTCGCGGTGCTGCACGAGCCGACGCCGCCGCTGACCGGCCCGCTCACGGCACTGCTGGTGGTGCAGGCGACGCTGTTCTCCACGCTCACCGCGGGGCTGCGCCGGGTCGCCAGCGTGCTGTCCGGGGTGCTGATCTCGGTCGTGCTGACCAACGTCATGGGGCTGACGTGGTGGAGCCTGGGCATCGTCATCGCCCTGGCGCTGCTCGTCGGGCACCTGGTGCGGCTGGGCGAGCACCTGCTCGAGGCGCCGATCAGCGCGATGCTCATCCTGGGCGTCAGCTCGACCGCGGACGTGGCCGCCTCCTACCGGATCGGCGAGACGCTGGTCGGCGCAGGCGTGGGCATCCTCGTCAACGTGCTGCTGCCGCAGCCGGTGCGTGTCGGCTCGGCCGGGGCCGCCGTGGAGCAGGTGGCCACCGACGCCGCGGCGCTGCTGGACCGGGTGGGCGACGAGCTGCCGCAGGGCGCGAGCCGCGACCAGGCGTACGGCTGGCTCGGCGACTTCCGCGCCCTGTCGCACCGCGTGGACGCCGCCGACCGGGCGATCGTGGAGCTGGCCGAGAGCCGGCGGCTCAACCCGCGGGCGGTCCGGACCGCCGACACCACGCCGATGCTGCGCAGCGGCCTGGACGCGCTCGAGCACAGCGTGGTCTCGCTGCGGGCGCTGTTCCGCTCGATCGCCGACGGCCTGCAGGAGGAGGACGCCGGACCGGAGAGCGCCTACACCAGCGAGCTGCTCGGGGCGTTCGGGGCGCTGCTGCACGACCTCGCCGGGTCGCTGCGGGCCTACGGCTCGCTGGTGCGGGCCGAAGGGGACCCGAGCGTGCAGGGCTCCGAGGGGACGCTGGCCGACGCCCTGGACAGCCTGCGCGAGACGCGGGCGTTCCTCACCGAGCTGCTGCTCGTCGACGCCCGCGAGAGCCCGAACCTGTGGCTGCTGCGCGGGTCACTGCTCGCGGCGGTCGAACGCGTGCTGCGCGAGCTCGACCTCGACGAGCGGCGGCACCGCCGGCAGCAGTGGGAGCGCGAGCAGGCCGAGCGCCGGCGCAGGCTCAGCCGCCGTCCCGTGCGATGA
- a CDS encoding homing endonuclease associated repeat-containing protein, which produces MTEGTDEGAGRHREMADGQVLDALRRAAADVGAPISAERYEHVWRDYDGVSSARLIQRFGSWNAACTAAGLPTNAGRTAYRRGWSDEQLVAAVADYLRSDGASGSYAGYDEWARATADAPSANTVRNNLNGWANAKAGAQALIARDGG; this is translated from the coding sequence ATGACCGAAGGCACCGACGAGGGCGCCGGGCGGCACCGCGAGATGGCCGACGGGCAGGTGCTCGACGCCCTGCGCCGGGCAGCCGCCGACGTGGGCGCGCCCATCTCGGCTGAGCGCTACGAGCACGTCTGGCGCGACTACGACGGGGTCTCCAGCGCCCGGCTCATCCAGCGGTTCGGATCCTGGAACGCCGCCTGCACCGCGGCCGGGCTGCCCACGAACGCCGGCCGCACGGCATACCGGCGGGGCTGGTCCGACGAGCAGCTGGTGGCCGCGGTCGCGGACTACCTGCGCTCGGACGGCGCGAGCGGCAGCTACGCCGGCTACGACGAGTGGGCGCGGGCGACGGCGGACGCCCCGAGCGCCAACACGGTGCGCAACAACCTCAACGGCTGGGCCAACGCCAAGGCCGGGGCGCAGGCGCTCATCGCACGGGACGGCGGCTGA
- a CDS encoding serine hydrolase, which translates to MAAGWEGVTGALARVTDVQWSVRVLDAVTRQELYAVSPDLVLPTASVGKLLLLLTVAAQLEAGELTPAMPLLRAPEDAVADSGLWQHMTADELSVHDLATFVGAVSDNYATNVLLRAAGLDAVDRVTAALGLKATRLHDRVRDHRTAQDPPTLSEGTAGELANLMAELHHGEALGPEVSERVLGWLAAGADLSMVPEPLHLDPLAHADGDRGVRLWHKTGTDDGTRADVGLLQAGERALAWAALCLWDPAGPDRRDDALAVMHAIGAALREQLGGALR; encoded by the coding sequence ATGGCAGCAGGGTGGGAGGGCGTCACCGGCGCCCTGGCGCGGGTGACGGACGTGCAGTGGTCGGTCCGGGTCCTCGACGCGGTCACGCGCCAGGAGCTGTATGCCGTGTCGCCGGACCTCGTGCTGCCCACCGCGAGCGTGGGCAAGCTCCTGCTGCTGCTCACCGTGGCGGCGCAGCTGGAGGCCGGCGAGCTGACCCCGGCGATGCCGCTGCTGCGGGCCCCCGAGGACGCCGTGGCCGACTCCGGACTGTGGCAGCACATGACCGCCGACGAGCTGTCCGTGCACGACCTGGCCACGTTCGTCGGCGCGGTCAGCGACAACTACGCGACCAACGTGCTGCTGCGCGCCGCGGGCCTGGACGCGGTCGACCGGGTGACCGCCGCGTTGGGGCTCAAGGCAACCCGGCTGCACGACCGCGTCCGGGACCACCGGACCGCGCAGGACCCGCCGACGCTGTCCGAGGGCACCGCGGGCGAGCTGGCCAACCTCATGGCCGAGCTCCACCACGGGGAGGCGCTCGGCCCGGAGGTGTCGGAGCGGGTGCTGGGCTGGCTCGCCGCCGGCGCCGACCTGTCGATGGTGCCCGAGCCGCTGCACCTCGACCCGCTGGCCCACGCCGACGGCGACCGGGGCGTGCGGCTGTGGCACAAGACCGGCACCGATGACGGGACCCGGGCCGACGTCGGCCTGCTGCAGGCAGGGGAGCGGGCGCTGGCCTGGGCGGCCCTGTGCCTCTGGGACCCCGCCGGCCCGGACCGCCGGGACGACGCGCTCGCGGTGATGCACGCGATCGGCGCAGCCCTGCGCGAGCAGCTCGGGGGCGCACTGCGATGA
- a CDS encoding AI-2E family transporter, whose translation MAPSTDSVATTTATTPTAATAAPAQPVPPHARVPEGLQVAAGYGWRLIVVAAAVYLMFAAAARLTFVAVAVFVGLVITALLRPVVDVASRVVPRGVAVPAALLLTLALIAGVFTFIGSSVAVQSQSLGAQFADGLADIERSLAASPLHLRAVDLTRMGEQARTWLTSNGGSLAGHALGGAGVAIELLTGLLLAVFCSIFFLSSGDRIWAWLLGQTTGDGRRWDIAARAGWATFAGYTRGVVIIAGTNAVLVCVTLLVLRVPLALPLALLVFFAAFVPLIGSPVALAVATLVALAARGPLIALLVLALIVVIGQIEAHVLHPLVMSRAVRLHPLVVALTVACGTVLAGVVGAVIAVPLVAVTWSMWNAWRTRPEQPEAPVAMQHAADDGD comes from the coding sequence ATGGCCCCTTCCACAGACAGCGTCGCGACGACCACCGCGACCACACCGACCGCCGCGACCGCGGCTCCTGCCCAGCCGGTGCCGCCACATGCGCGGGTCCCCGAAGGGCTGCAGGTGGCGGCCGGCTACGGGTGGCGCCTGATCGTGGTGGCCGCCGCGGTGTACCTGATGTTCGCGGCCGCGGCCCGGCTCACCTTCGTGGCCGTCGCCGTCTTCGTCGGGCTCGTCATCACGGCGTTGCTGCGTCCGGTGGTCGACGTGGCCTCCCGGGTCGTGCCCCGCGGCGTCGCCGTGCCGGCAGCCCTGCTCCTGACGTTGGCGCTCATCGCCGGCGTGTTCACGTTCATCGGGAGCTCCGTGGCCGTCCAGTCCCAGAGCCTGGGGGCGCAGTTCGCCGACGGGCTGGCCGACATCGAACGGTCCCTCGCGGCCAGCCCGCTGCACCTGCGCGCCGTCGACCTGACCCGCATGGGAGAGCAGGCCAGGACGTGGCTCACCAGCAACGGCGGCTCGCTCGCCGGGCACGCCCTCGGTGGTGCCGGCGTGGCGATCGAGCTGCTCACGGGCCTGCTCCTGGCCGTGTTCTGCTCCATCTTCTTCCTCTCCTCCGGCGACCGGATCTGGGCCTGGCTCCTGGGGCAGACCACCGGCGACGGGCGCCGCTGGGACATCGCCGCCAGGGCGGGGTGGGCCACGTTCGCCGGCTACACCCGCGGGGTGGTGATCATCGCCGGCACGAACGCCGTGCTGGTCTGCGTGACGCTGCTGGTGCTGCGGGTGCCGTTGGCCCTGCCGCTCGCGCTGCTGGTGTTCTTCGCCGCGTTCGTGCCCCTGATCGGCTCGCCCGTCGCGCTGGCCGTGGCGACGCTGGTGGCTCTCGCCGCCCGCGGACCGCTCATCGCCCTCCTCGTCCTGGCCCTGATCGTCGTCATCGGCCAGATCGAGGCCCACGTGCTGCACCCCCTGGTGATGAGCCGCGCCGTGCGGCTGCACCCGCTCGTGGTCGCCCTCACCGTCGCGTGCGGGACCGTGCTCGCCGGCGTGGTCGGCGCCGTCATCGCGGTGCCGCTGGTGGCGGTGACGTGGTCCATGTGGAACGCCTGGCGCACCCGGCCGGAGCAACCCGAGGCCCCGGTCGCGATGCAGCACGCCGCGGATGACGGGGACTAG